A window of the Arachis duranensis cultivar V14167 chromosome 5, aradu.V14167.gnm2.J7QH, whole genome shotgun sequence genome harbors these coding sequences:
- the LOC107490569 gene encoding LOW QUALITY PROTEIN: pentatricopeptide repeat-containing protein At1g20230-like (The sequence of the model RefSeq protein was modified relative to this genomic sequence to represent the inferred CDS: inserted 2 bases in 1 codon) produces the protein MFNGIYNIISQCLSSSTITLSHARQAHAHILKLDLYGDTYIATRLLSHYANNLCFSQVTNLVLHFFPNPTLPSFTTIINAFARSHQYDAVLRLFSLMGHKGLAPDGFLLPSAIKACAALQALKPGLQFHGYAFASGYALDSILASSLVHMYLKCDSIGDAHRLFDEMPERDVVVWSAMIAGYSRRGMVERAKEMFSEMMSEGVEPNLVSWNGMLAGFSNAGWHVEAVELFKTVLSEGFLPDGSTVSCVLPALGQLEDGVAAKQVHGYVIKQGLGLDRFVVSALLDIYGKCGCTHEMLQLFDEVDQREVGSLNAFLNGLSRNGLIDTALEVFRKFLDEGVELNVVTWTSMISSCAQNGKDMEALELFREMQAHGVEPNAVTIPSLIPACGNISALKHGKQTHCFSLRKGIFDDVYVGSALIDMYAKCGRIQLSRLCFDKMLDPNLVSWNAVMKGYAMHGKAKETIEMFRMMQESGMEPDEISYTCVLYACAQNGLTEEGWQYFNSLSKEHAIETKTEHYACMVXWGALLSSCRVHHNLSLGEIAAEKLFLLEPDNPGNYILLSNIYASKGMWDEVDRIRDVMKSKGLRKNPGYSWIEIGNKVHMLVAGDKSHPQMQEILEKLEKLSVEMKKCGHLPKTGLVLHDVEEQEKEQILCGHSEKLAVVLGLLNTSPGQPLQVIKNLRICSDCHAAIKFISSLEGREIFVRDTNRFHHFKDGVCSCGDYW, from the exons ATGTTCAACGGAATCTACAACATAATATCGCAATGCCTGAGTTCCAGCACCATTACCCTTTCCCACGCGCGTCAAGCCCACGCGCACATTCTCAAGCTCGACCTCTACGGCGACACCTACATCGCCACAAGGCTTCTCTCTCACTACGCCAATAATCTCTGCTTTTCACAAGTCACAAACCTCGTACTCCATTTCTTCCCCAATCCAACCCTCCCTTCCTTCACCACCATCATCAATGCCTTCGCCAGGTCCCACCAATACGACGCCGTTCTCCGCCTCTTCTCCCTCATGGGTCATAAGGGTCTTGCCCCTGATGGGTTCCTTCTCCCGAGTGCAATCAAAGCCTGTGCTGCGTTGCAAGCCTTGAAGCCCGGGCTGCAGTTTCATGGGTATGCTTTTGCGTCTGGTTATGCCTTGGATTCAATTTTGGCGTCTTCTCTGGTGCATATGTATCTGAAGTGTGATAGTATTGGGGATGCGCATCGactgtttgatgaaatgcctgAGAGGGATGTTGTCGTTTGGAGCGCGATGATCGCGGGTTACTCGCGACGTGGGATGGTTGAGAGGGCCAAGGAGATGTTTAGTGAGATGATGAGTGAGGGGGTGGAGCCCAATTTGGTATCGTGGAATGGGATGCTTGCTGGGTTCAGCAATGCAGGGTGGCATGTTGAGGCTGTGGAGTTGTTCAAGACAGTGCTGAGCGAAGGTTTTTTGCCTGATGGGTCAACCGTATCATGTGTGCTTCCTGCTTTGGGGCAGTTGGAGGATGGAGTGGCTGCGAAACAGGTTCATGGTTATGTGATCAAACAGGGATTGGGATTGGATAGGTTTGTGGTAAGTGCGCTGCTTGATATATATGGGAAGTGCGGATGCACACATGAGATGTTGCAGTTGTTTGATGAGGTCGATCAGAGGGAAGTTGGTTCTTTGAATGCTTTTCTAAATGGGTTGTCGCGAAATGGTTTGATTGACACTGCATTGGAGGTGTTCAGGAAGTTCCTTGATGAAGGAGTTGAATTGAATGTTGTGACTTGGACCTCTATGATATCTAGCTGTGCGCAGAATGGGAAGGACATGGAAGCTTTGGAGCTTTTTAGAGAGATGCAGGCTCATGGAGTGGAGCCTAATGCTGTAACGATACCAAGCTTGATTCCTGCATGTGGAAATATTTCAGCATTGAAGCATGGGAAGCAAACCCATTGCTTTTCTCTCAGGAAGGGGATATTTGATGATGTTTATGTAGGTAGTGCATTGATAGATATGTATGCGAAGTGTGGAAGAATCCAGTTATCTCGGCTTTGTTTTGATAAAATGTTGGATCCAAATTTGGTTTCTTGGAATGCAGTAATGAAAGGATATGCAATGCATGGGAAGGCTAAGGAAACAATAGAGATGTTTCGAATGATGCAAGAGAGTGGCATGGAGCCTGATGAGATTTCCTACACGTGTGTGTTATACGCATGCGCCCAAAATGGCTTAACTGAAGAAGGGTGGCAATATTTCAATAGCCTGTCAAAAGAACATGCCATTGAAACTAAAACAGAACACTATGCTTGCATGGT CTGGGGAGCCTTACTAAGTTCCTGTAGAGTTCACCATAATTTGAGTTTAGGCGAGATTGCTGCAGAAAAGCTTTTCCTGTTAGAACCCGATAACCCGGGGAACTACATTCTTCTGTCCAACATCTATGCTTCAAAGGGCATGTGGGATGAAGTAGACAGAATTCGTGATGTGATGAAGAGTAAGGGTTTGAGGAAAAATCCTGGCTACAGTTGGATTGAGATTGGAAACAAAGTACACATGCTTGTTGCTGGTGACAAGTCGCATCCACAAATGCAAGAGATATTGGAGAAATTGGAAAAGTTGAGTGTTGAGATGAAGAAATGTGGTCACCTTCCTAAGACTGGACTTGTGCTGCACGATGTGgaggaacaagagaaggagcAGATATTGTGTGGGCACAGTGAGAAGTTGGCAGTAGTATTAGGACTACTCAACACGAGTCCGGGGCAGCCTCTTCAAGTGATTAAGAACCTGAGAATCTGCAGTGACTGCCATGCCGCTATAAAATTTATTAGCAGTTTGGAAGGGAGAGAAATTTTTGTGAGAGACACAAATCGTTTTCACCATTTCAAGGATGGTGTTTGCTCTTGTGGAGATTATTGGTAA
- the LOC107490570 gene encoding glutamate decarboxylase: MVITSAVTDPEEQTQSLHSTFASRYVRDPIPRFKMPEKCIPKDAAYQIINDELMLDGTPRLNLASFVTTWMEPECDKLIMASLNKNYVDMDEYPVTTELQNRCVNMIAHLYHAPIGDDEAAVGVGTVGSSEAIMLAGLAFKRKWQAKRKAEGKPYDKPNIVTGANVQVCWEKFARYFEVELKEVKLTEGYYVMDPVKAVEMVDENTICVAAILGSTLTGEFEDVKLLNELLTKKNKETGWNTPIHVDAASGGFIAPFLYPCLEWDFRLPLVKSINVSGHKYGLVYPGVGWVVWRSKDDLPEELVFHINYLGSDQPTFTLNFSKGSSQIIAQYYQFIRLGTEGYKNIMENCRENARILREGIERTGRFNIISKDVGVPLVAFSLKDSSQHTVFEVSDHLRKFGWIVPAYTMPPDAQHIAVLRVVIREDFSRGLAERLVSDIVKVVDLLDTLPSPLSTKKAHVVAVANNETSEKAKKSALETQKEIALYWKRLVDGKRVGAC; this comes from the exons ATGGTGATCACCTCCGCTGTCACAGATCCTGAAGAACAAACACAAAGCTTGCACTCTACTTTTGCTTCCAGATATGTTCGTGACCCTATTCCCAG GTTCAAGATGCCAGAGAAGTGTATACCAAAGGATGCAGCATATCAGATCATAAACGATGAGTTGATGTTGGATGGAACACCAAGGCTTAACTTGGCATCTTTTGTGACCACTTGGATGGAGCCTGAGTGTGATAAGCTCATCATGGCTTCGCTTAACAAGAACTATGTTGACATGGATGAGTATCCTGTCACCACTGAGCTCCAG AATAGGTGCGTTAATATGATAGCACACCTATACCATGCTCCTATCGGTGATGATGAGGCTGCAGTCGGTGTCGGAACTGTCGGATCATCAGAGGCAATAATGTTGGCAGGTCTAGCTTTTAAAAGGAAATGGCAGGCAAAGAGAAAAGCAGAAGGCAAACCTTATGATAAGCCTAACATAGTTACCGGCGCTAATGTGCAG GTTTGTTGGGAGAAGTTTGCACGGTATTTCGAGGTTGAGCTTAAGGAAGTGAAACTCACAGAAGGATACTATGTGATGGACCCTGTGAAAGCAGTTGAAATGGTTGATGAGAACACCATCTGTGTGGCGGCGATTTTGGGGTCGACTCTGACCGGTGAGTTTGAGGATGTGAAACTTCTTAATGAGCTTCTTACTAAAAAGAATAAGGAGACAGGATGGAATACCCCGATTCATGTTGATGCTGCCAGCGGAGGGTTCATTGCCCCATTTCTCTACCCTTGTCTTGAGTGGGATTTTCGCTTACCATTAGTGAAGAGCATCAATGTTAGTGGTCATAAGTATGGTCTTGTCTATCCCGGTGTCGGTTGGGTTGTTTGGAGGAGTAAAGATGACTTGCCAGAGGAACTTGTTTTTCACATAAACTATCTCGGATCGGATCAGCCAACATTTACCCTCAATTTCTCCAAAG GCTCTAGTCAAATTATTGCTCAATATTACCAATTTATACGGCTTGGCACAGAG GGCTACAAAAATATCATGGAGAACTGCAGGGAGAATGCAAGAATTCTGAGGGAGGGAATCGAGAGAACAGGCCGGTTCAACATCATCTCCAAGGATGTTGGCGTGCCGCTTGTTGCCTTCTCTTTGAAAGACAGCAGCCAACACACAGTGTTTGAGGTGTCAGACCATCTGAGAAAATTTGGCTGGATAGTTCCGGCCTACACAATGCCGCCAGACGCGCAGCACATTGCAGTCCTCCGGGTGGTGATCAGGGAGGATTTCAGCCGGGGATTGGCGGAGAGACTCGTGTCCGACATAGTGAAAGTTGTGGATCTCTTGGACACACTTCCAAGCCCTCTATCAACAAAAAAGGCACATGTGGTAGCTGTTGCTAATAATGAGACAAGTGAGAAGGCTAAGAAGAGTGCATTAGAGACTCAGAAAGAGATTGCCTTGTATTGGAAGAGGCTTGTGGATGGTAAAAGAGTTGGAGCATGTTAG